From the genome of Primulina huaijiensis isolate GDHJ02 chromosome 11, ASM1229523v2, whole genome shotgun sequence:
TGAAGAGTGTTTTTTGTGCCTTTGATAACTGTGGTCTTGGGTCTcgtatattttcatttttcaaaatgTGATAAATTTGTTTTAGTTCTACTCTGTGTACTCCTCCAGTATTGATTGCATGGATTTGTGTATTTCGTAGATAGTGAATCCCAACAACAAAAGCATAAGGGATATTCCTGGATTGGCGCCTCCGGCTCCCACAACGAGGAGACTATTGTATGTAAAGCCTGCCCTGcatttttggtaaatttgtTATTGAAGGGTCACAATACCATCCAAGTTTTCAAGAGTTTACCGCTCTAAATTACGCTATTTCTGCCTTGTGTCGTTATATCCTTCAAAGCTTCCTACTTGAGATGTGCATATTTGTACGATAAATTATTCTATACATGTGTATAGCACGAGTGGTTTGTTAACctgttcttttttctttattccGTTGTGCTTTATATCTGTTATCCATACAAGAACAAATGAACATGCCaatcttgtttatttggttGATTCTTTTTCCCTTTCGTTGTGTCATTTTCGGGTTGCTAATGGTATAAGCGATGGTGAATTTCCtccaattttaaaagaaacatgCGCACACAATTTATATAGATCAATTATAATAACGCCTCGAATAAATTTGTCACCTTATAAAAGTTATTGAGTTGACTGATGATGATGTGACATGCAATGTATGTGCATCAACCAACGGCTACCAGTTAGAACTGATCGAATTTACAatcaaaattatagaaaatagaCTATAAGAAGTATGTATTTTGACGTATGTAAAAAATTGAGTGGTACTGGTTCATACATTACGGCTACTTTGCTGCATTTGAGTTCTTCCGATATGAGATAGCCTGGACGATGGCGTGAGAGCAATCAAGGGCGCCTCCTCATCTATTACAACATCGTTATTTGATTCACCAATGCTGCCACTATCTGTTCTGTATACATCGGATGACTTCTTTTCCAACACCCAATCCTGAACCAAACAAGGAACCTAAGCTTGCATACAGTAGATAAAATGTTGTGTTTTTGATTCGATGTTACCTTAGTGATCCTTTCAGGAATGTTTTGAGAAGACTCTTTGACCTTCAAATAGTTGTACAAGACAACCCCACAAAGTGCTGCATGAAAAGTTTATTAGTTGAAATGAGAGGCCATCACAGGGATGAATTAGTGCAACGGTGAAATATTTACCAATGCCGTAGCCAATAATGTTAAGACCAGTGATAGTTGATTCTGGGAAAATCAGTGTTGAAAGGGCTATAAGTATCCAGTCCTTCAGAACACCGGCAACTCGAACCGTCACTGCACCAGTTCTACCTATCGCTAAGAAGATTGAGAAGTTCAACAGTAGAGCGCAAACGGCATTGGAAAAGAAGATCCACATATTAAACTGAATTTGAGATACTTCCATCCCAGGTTGCTCCAGGAAGTACCAAGGgacaaacaaaaatataaaactgcATGGAGCGATGTAGTATAAGCTTGTGATGGGGTTTAGCGTCAAGCCCTTCTTCTGTAGAAGGACTTGAGTCAAGACCAGTCTCAGAGCTTCCGCAAATATGCCTGTAACCTGATAAACTGTGCCAATCACATTAAAATGAATTTCCCCATAGGAGGAAACGACAACTCCAACACTGACCAAAACCATGTTTAAAAACACGTCCAATCTAAGTTTGTCGGTACCGCACAAAACAGCCACAGTAAATGTTGCCACAGGCACTGCCAaggataaattttttcttagattcaaaaaacattaataataatatcaaatcattGATGGGTTGTAGTTTTGCTTACTAAGGGCCTTAAGCATCTGAATGAAAGCCACTGATATATGCAAGTAAGCAGTGTTACCAAACCTGTGGAAAAAAGGAACAGTCGTTAGTGCTATAGTTTTGAGGAATGATTGATATCAGCCTCTGCACTGTCAAGAAACTTGACACTCTTTGGAGATGCATTAgtgtaaataaatttgtgatGTGGGAAAACCTTTTACATGAAAATCACGAGTTTCCTTTCAATCCCTCTCTGTTTCTCTCTGTTTGTCGTGCCTTTTTCTATGCTTTTGATGCTCTTGAacacattataagaaaaaagTGAGAATCCAgcacaaatatttttcttacGAAAAACAGTCCTTGATATGTTTCACTAGTGCAGCCCCACTGATATGGCATGAATTGTTATTTCACCAGTGAAAATTTTTGACCAAGCTAAAAAGCACGGACAAGCATCCCAACTCCATGATGCAGGGTAACAGAAAAGTAAAAATCCTAACAAAACCAATTAATAAAATTCCGAAGCTGACAAATTCGAGCTAAGAATCATAGGGATCAGAGCATTATGTTTACCGACAAAAGTTCACCTCGACTTTATACAGTATTTACTCATCCATAGCAGATCGTTTACATATGGAAACAAAAAACTTTCATTATTCCCCCAGAAGTTCACTGTATATGGCACTTTACGTGAACCATCATGCTATGCATTAACTCCCTGCACTTCAATAATTAATGCCTTTCTTTATTCCTCATATTTGATGTCCCAATTTCTCACATTCTCTATTCTGTTCTCAAAACAATTCCTTCATTTATGAGGATCGAATTTCCTCATTTCACATGTTTTGGATGTTAAATTGATTTAGAATTCTAAATGGTCACTGTTAAGTACGTACCAAAGACTTGATGCGAAGAAGGCACTAATTGGGATCACACAGGTTGCATATCTGCAACCCAAGAAGGGAGAATAAGAAGACAGGAAGAATTATTTATAGGACCAGAAAATCaatatagaaaaaaaatcataataaaaataagtGGAGTAACCCTCATACATGCGGAAAGTCATTTTAACTGGAGACACGACCTGCAGAAAATTCAGTGAAGATCATGTTAAGtaagatatatataaaaattaattattcatttgAAAATCGCTATTCTGAGGAGTTTCCAGCATTTTGTGATGGGTTGATAGACTGGGACACAGATCTCCACAGCACTAGCCAACCAACTTTGAAAGAACATACTTTAAAGATTGATAATGTTGTGTCCAATTGAATAATGTCCAATGCAGTAAAGACATAATCATGATAAATGTGGAAATAAGTGTGTGTAcacatatcaaatcaaactttCCTACTTTGGCTCCCCTTGCACTGGAATCATAACATAAATCACAGCAGATGCATAATTAAATGCCAGCAACAATGTAAGGACTCAAGAAAGTAAGAGTTgcaatgaagaaaaaaaaaatagaagcatATGCCTTGGCAAAGTGAGCCCGTGCTAATGAGTAATATTCTAAAATGCAGTAGTACCAAGAAATTTATGTTAATAGTACCATACCACTTAACAACATACTTAATAGTGCAAAAGCAAAAATAAATGTTACATTTGAGGAGGATTTAAATGGTGCCTTAAGGACAAAAAATACATGCTAGGACTCCAAGTCCAGGCACATGCCTTGTGGGTTTTAAATAAATACACGTAAGATATCAATTAGCACGTTATTCTCGCGGCACAGCCTGATTTGGTGAAACCAAATGATGTTAAGAGAAATAGCTAATACACGGCAGGTAGATGTACCTTGAAGACACGAATAAGGAAAAATGACACTGCACCAGAGAATCCCATATGTATCATAGTAAGTGTTATTGGAAAAGGAAAGTTGAAGTATTTCGGAGAAAGAACCCACTGCAAATAAAAAGTCATTGTCAGTTCATATCAACAGCAACCAGGAGAAAGCATTaacaaattatgaaatgaaaatGAGGCATGATAAGCAACTAAGAACTTGCTAAAAGTATGAATGAACCAATCATCAAATGCTAGACCGCAGTGAATTGCAACACACTTTTAAATAGCTCAACATGAGAGTAGACGTCACTTTAACTCAAAAGTTGTAAACTGATGTCGGTGTTGATCGTAGAAATAGAACATTGCACATATTTTACACATGGGAAAGAGCGAGTGTCAGAAATGAAAGTCAAAATCTAGTACCTTGTTATATAAAATAACTCCAGATGAAAGTGTAATGTAGATTAGAAGGTAGAAATATGTTAAGATTAAAGATCTATTTATCATTTTAACTGCGGTTTTCTGGCGCACGGGGTCCTCAAAAGGGTCAAGCTCCACTTAGCAATAATAACAGGTGATATCTAGCATGTTCAACCAGAAATGAGGATATCAGAAGAAAGATCAGGTAGTAGTTCCACAATCATGGGCAATTTTCATGGTATCACGGATTTGCATCAGACTTTGTCcagttgaaacagatcccaatCCTCAAATTGCTCCCTGCCTCAAACTTGTCCAAATAAATCAAAGGAAAAGTATCCCCCAGGGAGTATGCTGAGAAAGACAATGAAGgagattaaaaattaaatgtagttaaatgattgagaaagaaaatgaacacaATATCACGATGCATGATTTCACAGATAACATATGCAATCCATATTATCTTGCGACGCATTCAATCATCTAATTTCTGAACATGCGAAAAGAACTAATGCTCGTGAATGGATGGCGAAGAATTAAGACAATCAGAGCAGTCTCGAGTTGCATCACTACAGCAGTATCTGGAAAAATAACGCCCACATGATATCGAGATTCGTTCATAAACTGCTGTTAATTACTCAGGCTTCACTAGATTGATTATCGGATGCTTTTATCCTGTAATCTATGCTAATTTCTGTTCAGTGCTACCATTTTACATTCAAACTGCAGGGCATAAGTTAAAATGAATAAATGGTGATGCATTAGGCATAGCTATAAGACAACTAGTTTCGCGTTTCTCAACCTCAGCAGTTTATCCCCAAAAGCTCTTACCCTCTTACATCAGCCACAAACCTTAGCAGTACATTGCACACGATAATGaaagaaaataactaaaacCCAAATCACGTGGATCAAATAGAGGAAAACAACTGAATCTTTCTCCACGAATACAAAGGCACGCACGCAcactacaaaaataaaaaactgcAAAGATTAAATCTTGAACTATACAacgaaaatcaaaagaaaagggGAGATGGGTTCCGAGTATAACCTCATATATCGCTAAGCAAACACCACCTCAAGATCAAGAAACAGTAAAAATGTCCGGGTCACACATTCACCAGATGTGTGTAGATGTATCCTGTGTAGAATGGTGAATTAGAAGAGGGCGTAAAAGGGCGGAGATATTGCAAGTAGATTGTTGGATTCGGAGGTTAGATTCGACAAAAGATACAGCGTCAGAGGCAGTGGATGAGCTAACAATCGGCAGCAGAGCAATAAATGTCGAGTAATCAATCACTACTCCGGATTAGCGTGCTTCTAGCCTCCATCCTAGCACACCATCCCTCGTATTAATAAAAACTCCCACTAATTACAGAGTAATTGCCTATCAACTTTTTCGTTTTCATAGTATTAATTACATCGGTTTCATTCATCTTCACTCTTcagaatttaaattatttttcatcgTAAAGCTATTTCGGAGGTtgctttttatttgttttttaaaattaaaaaaaagaaaaaaagaagagggATTAACAATGCCATTGTTAATAAAATGAGATAATAGAAATTATACGATATGACGAATTTATATCTATAAGAAGGATGGActgatttcatattttaaataatattatttttttatagattaaTTGCCTGACAAAATTTCATATGAGACCGTATAATAGAagttttgtattgatttattAATATGGGCAGTATTAATTTCCAatactatttatatattttactaACTAAAATAGTTTCGTTTCATATTTTGCTCGAATTTCAATGTGAAAAAAACATTTCATTTAtttcacatttatttttattacaatttttatgttttaagttAGTATAATccataattctaaaaaaatagtGTAATCCATATCTATCAAGATTATTATAATTAGTATTTTGCAGTATTGcaatttataattgtttatttgttgatgtttttttttctatttatagttccctatattaatatatatatttatataaggtTTNtttttttctatttatagttccctatatttaatatatatatttatataagctTTATCATTTTTTCCATTGTAACTCGTAAGTCTTactaattattttctttttttattaattttgaaatatagtTTTTGTATATACTATATTACTTAACATATAGTTTTCAatcatttcaaaaataaaaaaaaaacactttttaAAACATCCTTTTACCGTTGTGAGAAAGACCAACGAAGTAATCCGACCCGTCATTTGGGTGAGTTGTGATATTACCATCCTAATCCATCTATTCCATGGGACGTGACAACCCACCCCTCACGTTTATTTATATTTGGCAGGTTTACTCACAACTCGTCATAACCCACTATTTGACAGGACATGTAATAAAATCGTCAACTCAATACATCTATTTGGTAGGACTAGGCATACTTATTTGATAACTCTACATCCATTGGAAAGCTGATATCTGGCCAATTTGACAACTCTTACATGGACATCCATCCGAAATCAGACCTCTGCTTCTATTTTTTCTAATAAAAGGTATGAACTCCacaacagaaaaaaaaaatacttatttatttGTTCTCCGAAAATGGAAAAATGACCTTCACCATTGGCCCAAATGGACACTATTATTAAGGAGTGTGAAAGCACCCAAAAACCAAATGTGGTCAAAATTTTCCgttttatgatatattattttagtgAAATTTCAACTGACATCTAAATGAATTGATTTATAACACGTTATAATCATCCACTACCAAAAAATTAGGtgttagcgacgatttttgttTAAACCGTCGTCAATTAAAAAATTTCGACGGTTTTATTATAGCGACGGTTCGtaaagcaaaaccgtcgctaaatagcgatgagttttgaaaaatcgtCGCAATATGAAAGCGACGGTGACTTTTTGGACGATTttaaattccgtcgctaaaacTGTCGTTAAtcaaatcagcgacggttttaattagaattttttgTAGTGATCAATCATAATCCATTATTACGAGTTACAAACCAGTCTCGAAATCTAGATCTCGTCTCGAATTTGAGATTTTGATATCAGTGAGAAACTATAATTGGAAAATAATTGAAGATGTGTGTCGAGGTGTTATGTTAAGTCATAGGCAAAACTGCAAAGATAATTGAAAATATGTGTTGAGGTGTAAGTGATGTCGTGGTTTTTTAATGGAGGATATTAAGATTGTTTGTCATCATCGGTTGAATTTTCCGacaaaaattttttattggAGAAAGTACACATCTCGCAATCCAATTGATTGCCATATAGATTCTTTTttggtatatgtatatttttatgcaactatgaataaaattatttaaaaataaaaaagacatGGAAAGTCAAAAACATCATTTTGAACGTAATCAAAGATATTAATAACTAAGATTTCACGTTTGAAacaatgatatttaattataataatatttttctcccAACTCGAAAAATAAACTCCGAAAGAAAGTATTGATAAATTCCTTTTCGATGGGGGGAGGGAATAaatacatttatatattttcgttGAGCGATCCAATCTCGAGGCAATCTCGAATACACACACATAAGAAACACAAGTCACAAAAAACTGTTGGTGGTAAGGTTCGAGCCATAACAATACATGTGGTTTTAGCTCTCCATTTTTCAAAATGAATTTTAGCCACTAAGGCATAACTAAAGCTCAAAGGCAATTCACCATACAAATATGcaaaacatacatataaatgtATATCTAGGTGCGTGtagatgtatatatatgtgtgtgtgtgtgtgtaagcaTGGGGGCCTGCGTTTTGTGTTTAAAGATGAAACAAAGTTAACAGGCATAGATTTCCACCCAAAATAATGTATAGCCTTTAAAACCAAGTAAAAGGAGAGAGATCGAAGACCGAGCGAGCAGCTCTAAACGCATTCGGCATGCTTACAACAACACTATGCAGAGTCTTGCTTGCTATTCTGTATTGTTCGCCAGCAGTTCAAGCAAACTTTATAATCTACACACAAAACTGTGTGCCGAATTTTGAAAACTTTGTGTTGCTCTATACTCCTGTCACTATTGTTCATTCGTTAATCACATTACCATAACATTTTACTGATAAAAGTTCCGCTTGCCTACCCATGGTTACATGTGCAGCAAAATATCTAAGAGATAAAGGCATGATTACAACAGATTCGATGACTTTCACAAGCTAGGTGTTTCGGCAGGAGGTCCAGGTCGAGTATTCAGCAACGGTTGGAGAGCATTCACTACAATGCTCATGTTTGGGCGGAAATCCGCTTCATATTGCACACACAAGGCAGCAACTGCAGCCATCTGCATGTGTTAACCAAATCATACATAATGCGATTTTATATCAGCACTAGTTAGATATCAAAAAATATACTCTGAATTTATTATGTATTGGCTATCAGAAAGTTCTCTTAAGATTATCAAGTTATTGTCACCTGTAAAACTAAGAggtgatatttttatttcaaactaaCACTAATTACAAGTGTTGTTTGAACCATATCGGCAGGTGTTATGTCATGGATATAGATCTTTGTGGCAAAACCACTTAACGTTGTGTCAAGAGGTGCATCCTTGCTTCTCatgaaattttagttttttcaaCAGTCGTCCTAGCGATCAAATTCATGACGCTCTAAACTAGGAAACAAGTGTCAACTTACCTTCGCGACTGCCTTTGGAGGGTACTCTCCATTCAGTCTCGCGTCAACACACTGCTTTACCTTGTCTTCCCTAAGCTGTGGTGTGGcctaattcaaataattttagaagCCAATAAATTGCTGTAAAGAACACACATGGAAACAAATCAAACCAATCCAGAAAATAATCACTAAGAAAATGCCGTGGCATACCCATGTCACAAGACTCTGCTGCGTCCTAGGTAGCGTATTATCGACTGGCTTACGTCCAGTCAAAAGTTCAAGAAGTACCACACCAAAGCTATAAACATCGCTTTTTGAACTTAGTTGCCCAGTCATCGCATATCTACCACCAAAATAAAACAAGTCaaagataatattaaataacaaatcTATGTGTTTATTTGTGACTAGATTAACCATTTAGGCATAGAAACATTTAGCTTAAGAACGCTTTATAAAAACAATTTTCTGAAAGTGCTTTATCCTACAAAAAATTACAAGCAGTGTTTAGATACAGCcgtgaaaaattataatttttttttatgaagagAAGGTTAACAAAAATCCTAAAAGTCACATTTTTGGGGCTTTTGATTtggattttaaatgctttttaAGAGAAAAAGGCCCAgccaaatattatatatattttaaaaaagacGAGGCACTTTTTATAAATCTAGTTTGTCTGTCCAAAAGCACATCATTCAAAATTCGTTGTCTATGTCCAAAGATTGGAATACATATTGGAAAAGGCTAGTCAGTGTGCATAAGAACTAGGTATGTTTGCATCTAGTAAAAACTTGACAAACAACATACTCGGGGGCATGATAACCAAAAGTCCCAAGGACGCGAGTGGAATGAAGCCGAGCTGTCATGTCAGGGCCTTGATTTGATAAATCAAAATCAGCAATCTTAGCCACGTCATCATTGAACAGTAACACATTGCTGGACTTTATATCGCGATGAATCATGTGAGGCTGTGCCTTCTCGTGCAAGTATTCCAGTCCTTTTGCAGCTCCAACAGCAATTTTAACCCTCTGGGCCCATGACAAAACTGGACCTGGCTGTGCTCCTTTTACGCCTTTCCGTCCTGCATTAACaatgcaaataaaattaaatacaattCATATTATCTCAATGATTATGTAGTCAGACAAGCAATACAAAGTTATGAATGATGTAATGTATTCTTCCTATACTTGCTGGCACACTGCACGTCATAAACTAAGA
Proteins encoded in this window:
- the LOC140987457 gene encoding probable sugar phosphate/phosphate translocator At3g17430 isoform X2 — its product is MIHMGFSGAVSFFLIRVFKVVSPVKMTFRIYATCVIPISAFFASSLWFGNTAYLHISVAFIQMLKALMPVATFTVAVLCGTDKLRLDVFLNMVLVSVGVVVSSYGEIHFNVIGTVYQVTGIFAEALRLVLTQVLLQKKGLTLNPITSLYYIAPCSFIFLFVPWYFLEQPGMEVSQIQFNMWIFFSNAVCALLLNFSIFLAIGRTGAVTVRVAGVLKDWILIALSTLIFPESTITGLNIIGYGIALCGVVLYNYLKVKESSQNIPERITKDWVLEKKSSDVYRTDSGSIGESNNDVVIDEEAPLIALTPSSRLSHIGRTQMQQSSRNV
- the LOC140987457 gene encoding probable sugar phosphate/phosphate translocator At3g17430 isoform X1, translated to MINRSLILTYFYLLIYITLSSGVILYNKWVLSPKYFNFPFPITLTMIHMGFSGAVSFFLIRVFKVVSPVKMTFRIYATCVIPISAFFASSLWFGNTAYLHISVAFIQMLKALMPVATFTVAVLCGTDKLRLDVFLNMVLVSVGVVVSSYGEIHFNVIGTVYQVTGIFAEALRLVLTQVLLQKKGLTLNPITSLYYIAPCSFIFLFVPWYFLEQPGMEVSQIQFNMWIFFSNAVCALLLNFSIFLAIGRTGAVTVRVAGVLKDWILIALSTLIFPESTITGLNIIGYGIALCGVVLYNYLKVKESSQNIPERITKDWVLEKKSSDVYRTDSGSIGESNNDVVIDEEAPLIALTPSSRLSHIGRTQMQQSSRNV
- the LOC140988143 gene encoding pto-interacting protein 1-like isoform X2, with the protein product MSCFSCCEEDDLHRAADNGPYRSTHSAGNHAGYRAAEVATKDKPTISMQPISVPTISVDELKGITDNFGLKSLIGEGSYGRVHHGILKSQRAAAIKKLDSSKQPDQEFLAQISLVSRLKHENVVELLGYCVDGGLRVLAYEYAPNGSLHDILHGRKGVKGAQPGPVLSWAQRVKIAVGAAKGLEYLHEKAQPHMIHRDIKSSNVLLFNDDVAKIADFDLSNQGPDMTARLHSTRVLGTFGYHAPEYAMTGQLSSKSDVYSFGVVLLELLTGRKPVDNTLPRTQQSLVTWATPQLREDKVKQCVDARLNGEYPPKAVAKMAAVAALCVQYEADFRPNMSIVVNALQPLLNTRPGPPAETPSL
- the LOC140988143 gene encoding pto-interacting protein 1-like isoform X1, giving the protein MSPSDGFSNRGFQQNMSCFSCCEEDDLHRAADNGPYRSTHSAGNHAGYRAAEVATKDKPTISMQPISVPTISVDELKGITDNFGLKSLIGEGSYGRVHHGILKSQRAAAIKKLDSSKQPDQEFLAQISLVSRLKHENVVELLGYCVDGGLRVLAYEYAPNGSLHDILHGRKGVKGAQPGPVLSWAQRVKIAVGAAKGLEYLHEKAQPHMIHRDIKSSNVLLFNDDVAKIADFDLSNQGPDMTARLHSTRVLGTFGYHAPEYAMTGQLSSKSDVYSFGVVLLELLTGRKPVDNTLPRTQQSLVTWATPQLREDKVKQCVDARLNGEYPPKAVAKMAAVAALCVQYEADFRPNMSIVVNALQPLLNTRPGPPAETPSL